A segment of the Pyxicephalus adspersus unplaced genomic scaffold, UCB_Pads_2.0 Sca124, whole genome shotgun sequence genome:
aTGTCTCTCAGATGAAAGATTATATTCTTCATAGCCaagaaaacaaccaaaaaaagtatcatatttcccttttattttgtcATCTATTCTGTCTGGTCACTAAACAAGATTTgtgactatattttttttttaaggtaatacaCTATAACTTTAATTGCAAGATCAAAGTTGCCTTCTTTCTCCTTTTAATTTTGCAGCCTAACCAAGCTGCCTACATGTTATCCAGCCATTGTACAACATTTGTGGCTATTGTTTCTCATGTTAATGTttagtttcagaaaaaaatagctgCCCCGTCTCTTTTCATCTGCTGCCTATGCAATTGCTCATTGCTAGCCAATAGCTACCAGACACAAATCTCAATTTGTACCCAATATTTTAGGAATAATTGGGGATACAGGGATGGAGCATGCATTCAAGAAATAAGGGGGTTTGGTTTTTAAAATTCTAGGTACACattgaccctgattcatcaagcagaatcggattatcggtcccgcattcgtattcgcgatccggaatcgtacgcgatcgcgctattcagcaactgaaaaagatcgcggccggagccgcgcatatccggcagctttacgtacgcgcatactcgagtccggaccgcggtaatccgcgatcgatggccgcgcgtactttcgcgcttccagcgagcgtggattttattgatgaatcaggggctttgtgttgacattttattaaacttttaatatgttgcagtgtgtttatggaatgtaaaaatacatttttgtttaggatGTGGCATTCTACACCTTTAGTGGTATTCCaactttttattggttttgttcTTGCATTTCTTCGGAGGTTTAAATATTGGTCCTTTGGTTATATGCAAAATTTCTTATAATGTCCTTGATATCTCTGTTCCTCAAACTGTATATGAAAGGATTTAAAAAGGGAGTTAAAACCGTGTATAACATTGACATCATCTTACCGATCATATGAGATTGTCCTTCCTTTGGTATCAGATACGCAGCAATTAAAgttccataaaatataaagacaactgTGAGATGGGAGCTACAGGTGGAAAAGGATTTCAGTCTCCCTGAAAAGGAGGGGATCTTTACCAGAGTTAGAACAATAGAAATGTAAGAAACCACAATCACAATGAAGGGGACAATTAGCACAGGAAAACACAACATGGTTGCTTCTACTTGAACTTTGAATGTATCTGAACATGAAAGTTTTATAAGAGGATTTAGATCGCAGTAGAAATGGTCAATAGCATTCTGTCCACAGAATTCTAGCTGACATATTCCAAGTGCTGCAATGAATGTCAAAGAACAACCCAACATCCAGGATACAAGAACTAGTTTATTGCAAAGCCCATGGTTCATAATGGAGACATAATGGAGAGGAGAGCAGATGGCTAGATAGCGGTCATAGGACATCACCGACAGCAGGAAACATTCAAATACTTCTGCTGAACCAAAGACATAATACTGAGTGATGCAGCCAGGAAATGATATGGAAGTCGCATAGCAAAGAATAGCAAGAATAGCAAATTATATACAGCTATGCTAGAAAATCCCAGAAAGAAGAATGTGGTGGCATTGCTGGTATGTGTGGTCTgtgtgacataaaaaataaaattgttaataatatttatacattccaGCAGTAATAAGAAAAGTGTATACATAATAATAGATAGTTAATAAGTTAGCCATGGGGTAGCTTTAAAAGCCCATtcacatttaattattaaaaaaataaaaaataaaaaacaaaaaaaaaatataatataaatagttgctaaatattgtgtaattagggcaaaaaaaagaacaatatagttttttacacaactttattattttgaattttcataTACCGTATTTCATATACCGTaactgctaaaaaaacaaaaaggtaataataaaatacttacttGATTCAGTAATGATATTTGATTGACATCCATATTTGGTTAAAATTTTACTGAAATTTAAAGAAccccaaaaaattacatttgttaaatgttttagttttttagtttaagAAATGaagtaaaaagttttataaaataagaaaaaaagaataggtatctcttatatattgtaaatattatgtgtTGGTAAATTAGCCcaggcatatttaaaaaaaaaaacattctgcatacaaatatttatatctttttttgaatattaaagattCCATTGAGAGCAATCAAGATTTCCCTAGGTTCACATTTGTGACTGTGATCGAAATATTTAGAAATACTGAAATAATCAGTTGCTTTGAGACATCAATGTGgagtaaagaggacctgtgctgaaatatattaaatacctATAGCCTTTTACTGTTTATTACTTATCTGAAATGTTACTTCCTTGGTTGCCATGTTGAACAAATAGAATTAAACCCAACTTTAAGGGGATAATGCACTTTTCAAAAAACATCCAGTCTTTACTAGCTCAAATATTCATGCAGATCTTAAATAATAAGATATTTTTTAACAGAGTCCTATATCCTGCAACCTGGCTGGACTCCAATGAAAGAGAGACAGAGATTAGGGACTGTTGTCCCTATTATAGCCAAGACTTCATCACCTTTAGCCATACCCATCTGTCCACCCCTCGATCATGTGCACTCCCAACTCTAATTCTGGAAATCCATTCATATGTACCCGCTGGTATTCCTATGGGTAATACgcttaagaggctaaaattaaaacataagtgGCTCACAGATGAACTTAAAAAATCCAAAGAACAAGAAAacggcattccaaaaatataaaaaggaaggatcacctttatcatttgaaaactaaaaaagaatataacaaaagatgtaaaacggagataaaatgtgcaaaactataaaatgaaagacagattgcaaaagaagtaaggcaaaccccaaaacatttttaaatatatttatagcaaaaaggTCAGATtcgagcatgtaggccccttaaaggatgtctctgggttagtaattggggataaagaaaaggtgtatttactaaacacttttttttagctctgtgtacacaaaggtaaatagcaaagctcaagtccaaattcataaaagcaatgccactgccttaaatgagtcacaatggctcaaaatagatataattgagaaacagttgggcaaaattaaggttgacaaagcaccaagacccgatggattacatccacgtgtcctcacagagctgagttcagttatttcaaagccattatttctttaATCACTGCCATGATACCAATGTATTGGcgtaaggtcaatgtggttcctatctttaaaaagggagcaaagtcattaccaagtaactacagacgggttagtttaatgtccatagatggaaaggtcctagagggtttgataaagaaccacatagagaagtttcagCTTGAAAATCGTAgtataaatgatagtcagcattgcttcaagaaagactgaagctgtcaaacaagtttactctctttttatgatgAAGTAAATAggcaggtagacagtggagtagcagctgatatagtgtgcttggacattgctaaagcatttgacaccgttaCCTGCAGGCTGGCTTAAAGAGCGTACCCCCGAGAGTtgtattaatgattcatactctgaatggtctaaggttattagtggggtaccccagggttcaatgttggtACCTTTACTGTAACATtactttaacatctttataaatggtatAGAATTTGGGactaaaagtacaatttctgtgtttacggatgacaccaaactatgtcatggaaaaaaatccatacaggatgtctataatctacaagcagacctgggtgtactgttAAAATTAGACACTATGCCCTATCCCTCCACCCCCCTACTGGTTTTCCTGTCCTCACTCCCTTTGAAATCTGCAGGGATGGATCTTATGCCAAAGGGTAGGCAGAGAATTGCCATTAGATACAACTGACATAAAGACAAATGCTAATATATGTTCTATGATGTATAAGAACATGTACAAGATATTATTTCCATGGTTCCATACCCTGGTGATTCTCCACCATCTCTTCCTCACTGCGGATTCTACTTGTTGGTGGTATGGGACTGATAAGGGCACTTTAGAGCACATTTTCTATGACTGCCCCCTGATTATTGACTTTTGGTAATGGGCCAATCGCTTTCTCTCAGCAGTTACTCACCATACTGCCCCTCTAGATGTTAGACTCCCACATCCTGCTCTCAGCTCTTACTCCTATTGCTTCCCACTGGAAGAAGACAACAACTTTATTCACAGAAATCCTGTATAGCAGGATTCAAGATACCCCCCTATTGAATATCTGACAGTGTCCATTCAGGATAGAACTgacaaattttataaaatttggaaGGACTGGGACACCTTTTGTACGACCCACTTCTCCCAGCTAACCACAGGCTCACCCCTCTAAGTCCCCTTTTTGACCCCTCTTACTTCCCTTTCTCTATTCAAAAAATAAGGGGTTGGGTGTTATAGTGCTAGGTTTTGTTTTACCtactgcaggggtgtcaaactctggcccgcaatgtccttttttttttgcccccaaaggaatcctaaatatgaattgcagctggcctgccccTGCATTGATATAGCACCATTACTATAATTCCtagcatcactcacgtctatagaccaacagcccggcattggactgttttatagacacagggaactgtagtagcggtgcATTTTCAGTTTCAAGTTGGGGCTTTGtcctaagtttttaattttggcccactgtgtatttgagtttgtcaCCCCTGACCTACAGAGTGATCATATTTATGATTTAATAGGAAATGTAGAAATTAGGAATGTTTTAAGAACATTACCACAAGatacttttttataaattacattttttaatgtgtagataagggaaaaaaactttaaaagaaataaaagccaATACAAGAAACAAAGTTTTGCCCAGCTAGGATACTGTAGAATTGAAGGTATTAGAAGTTTCAGTCAATTATATATGGACCTGCCTGTGTTGCGGCCAACAATTCTCTAGTAGTACTAATTTAGAGTTAATTATTACTCCTGGAGAATGAAAGGTTTGTACAATTCAATTGGGAAGATCAGGAATAGAGGAAAGATAGATTTTTGTCTTCCTGAAAAGGAGGGGATCttcaacaaagttaaaaaaatattgatgtatgAAACCATGATCACAAGAAAGGGGACTGTTAGAACAGGAAAGCACATCAATGCTTCTTCTACTTGAAATCTTGATGTATCTGAACACGAAAGTTACATCAGAGGGTTTAAATCACAATAGAAATGGTCAATAGCATTTGTTTCACAGAATTCTAGCTGACATATACCAAGTGCTACAATGAATGCCATGGAACAACTCAAAAGCCAGGATGCAAGAACAAATTTAATGCAAAGTGCATGGTTCATAATGGAGACATAATGAAGAGGGGAGCAGATGGCTAGATAGCAATCATAGGACATCACTGATAGAAGGAGGCATTCAAATCCTCCTGTTGAACCAAACACATAAGACTGAATGATACAGCCAGAAAATGATACGGGGTCCGCTCatgtagaataatatttaacatgttaGGAACAATATCTGTGCTTAGCAAGATGTCACATATGGAGagttgggagaggaagaagtacatgggagagtGGAGGGTCTTACTGTAATATATCAGCATGATGATCATGAAGTTTCCATATATTGTCCCAATGTATATTATAAGAACCAAGGTGAAAAGAAGCAAAATCTATACAGTTATGCAAGAAAATCCCAGAAAGAAGAATGTGGTGATATTTCCAATATGTGTGGTCTGTGTCACAcgagaaagtaaaataaaaattgaccatatttataaatgttagcaGTAGATTGAAAAGTGTATTCGCTTTGCACACAAATAGTAAATAAGGTAGCCATGGGCTTACTTTAATGCCAAATCAAATTTAAGgtgattacaaataaaaaatctttaacataatttgttatttaaagtaaatccaGGTTtatcttattttcttatttactaACAACATAACACAAGGcaacaaaaaacattctttgtaatCATCAGAGACCACACACACTTTCCAAATCATTTAtaatgataaattatattttaatacatttatgaagATTTTAGCTGCCTTAAAAGTCTGCATTGgatgttgtttgttttgttgtttcatatgtagaggtggcagaaatattttacgTGGATCAACCTGAGGTATCTGGTTGCATCTTCCTCGTTCGTGTACTTCTTGGCTGCCGGACACACTTGACATAATGTTCTACAGTAGCTCGGCTATTCCAGAAGTACAGGAAACATCAGTAATTCCTGATTCCTGCTTGACTTCCCATCAAAATGACAATGACCACTGGTGTGTTTTGCACTGGGTTGCTTTAGGTAATATCTTATATTGTCGTTGGACTCCTTTAGATAAGCAGAATGGGCAATCAATACAATTGATATTgaattgccattatgcagtaggaTTGCCTAGCAAACTTGTTTTCCAAGGAATCAAtagcgcatccccggcagctttacactggcgagcttgcattaaaagtcactgttcccctaaaaaagcattctttctaataacacacatattacccttagccctaaaaaaactgtttgtgctgttcaaatgtttaaaacatctatatgcgctaagaaaaaagaatattttaaaatcacttatttctttcctgttaggcaagagttaaccgagttcagctcctctacataggcgcctatctaaaggcgtacgatgcctgatcagaggagccgcctgccggtaaatcttgcgactgtccaCGCGCGAAGTCTCAGCTTTgcctagattttcccacaaaagtcacaagcacacacacattcttttgtttgctcttatgtatatgtgtttatatataaatatatatatatatatatatatataNNNNNNNNNNNNNNNNNNNNNNNNNNNNNNNNNNNNNNNNNNNNNNNNNNNNNNNNNNNNNNNNNNNNNNNNNNNNNNNNNNNNNNNNNNNNNNNNNNNNNNNNNNNNNNNNNNNNNNNNNNNNNNNNNNNNNNNNNNNNNNNNNNNNNNNNNNNNNNNNNNNNNNNNNNNNNNNNNNNNNNNNNNNNNNNNNNNNNNNNNNNNNNNNNNNNNNNNNNNNNNNNNNNNNNNNNNNNNNNNNNNNNNNNNNNNNNNNNNNNNNNNNNNNNNNNNNNNNNNNNNNNNNNNNNNNNNNNNNNNNNNNNNNNNNNNNNNNNNNNNNNNNNNNNNNNNNNNNNNNNNNNNNNNNNNNNNNNNNNNNNNNNNNNNNNNNNNNNNNNNNNNNNNNNNNNNNNNNNNNNNNNNNNNNNNNNNNNNNNNNNNNNNNNNNNNNNNNNNNNNNNNNNNNNNNNNNNNNNNNNNNNNNNNNNNNNNNNNNNNNNNNNNNNNNNNNNNNNNNNNNNNNNNNNNNNNNNNNNNNNNNNNNNNNNNNNNNNNNNNNNNNNNNNNNNNNNNNNNNNNNNNNNNNNNNNNNNNNNNNNNNNNNNNNNNNNNNNNNNNNNNNNNNNNNNNNNNNNNNNNNNNNNNNNNNNNNNNNNNNNNNNNNNNNNNNNNNNNNNNNNNNNNNNNNNNNNNNNNNNNNNNNNNNNNNNNNNNNNNNNNNNNNNNNNNNNNNNNNNNNNNNNNNNNNNNNNNNNNNNNNNNNNNNNNNNNNNNNNNNNNNNNNNNNNNNNNNNNNNNNNNNNNNNNNNNNNNNNNNNNNNNNNNNNNNNNNNNNNNNNNNNNNNNNNNNNNNNNNNNNNNNNNNNNNNNNNNNNNNNNNNNNNNNNNNNNNNNNNNNN
Coding sequences within it:
- the LOC140344879 gene encoding olfactory receptor 1M1-like, with the protein product MHVRLTSILLLFTLVLIIYIGTIYGNFMIIMLIYYSKTLHSPMYFFLSQLSICDILLSTDIVPNMLNIILHERTPISFPGCITQYYVFGSAEVFECFLLSVMSYDRYLAICSPLHYVSIMNHGLCNKLVLVSWMLGCSLTFIAALGICQLEFCGQNAIDHFYCDLNPLIKLSCSDTFKVQVEATMLCFPVLIVPFIVIVVSYISIVLTLVKIPSFSGRLKSFSTCSSHLTVVFIFYGTLIAAYLIPKEGQSHMIGKMMSMLYTVLTPFLNPFIYSLRNRDIKDIIRNFAYNQRTNI